A genomic region of Catalinimonas niigatensis contains the following coding sequences:
- a CDS encoding SusC/RagA family TonB-linked outer membrane protein: protein MRKCVLSFICLLLLLSVFEVQAQTRTVSGKVISGEDNTPLPGVNVLVKGSSTGTVTDVEGNYRLSVSDDAAALVFTSIGFTREEVEIGNQQQINVTLLPDIQSLSEVVVTALGITKEKRTLTYSTQEVSSQGIEEARPINITEALSGKVAGIAITTTGAGVGAPTKVVLRGNRSLQSNGSQPLYVIDGIPVGGDISNISPDDIESISVLKGGNAAALYGSRANNGAIIVTTKSGTNAPEGVSATLGFNYQVNTPILLTKYQNEYGQGSAGTYSRTAFTSWGPRMTGQIVDHWSNDPEYLAALGGTYALTPQEDNVRDFFQNGHTMAASVGVNIKNENSNTSFNYTNTDGKGIIAQNNLNRHYLNIRNTTTLFDKLTLDAKVNYIRSNFSDVLFSGENFDNPMRYAYILPRNIRTQDLEHYQFVNEAGQTRQHFYVSRSNEAGNPYWTVNNVKRPQVNERVLGLISLKYQVTDDLSILARSGIDRSNTYEEFLRYTDTYINADFGSYSKTFSYGLEWNSDVLLSYQKDLTENISLGLNAGANLRQAKAESVGGSGANFNVENLFALSNTAQPLPNEGYAEREQQSVYAFGELGFYNAIFLSGSFRNDWSSTLPADNRSYSYPSVGLTAVISDLVTFPSAISFFKVRGSWAEVGNDTAPYRLSRQAIVSAGTISLSPTLPLADLRPETTTTWEAGFDARFLDDNLRLDFTYYKSNTFDQLFATNVPVASGVTSVFLNGADIQNQGVEVVLGVTPVTTPNFSWDLTANFAKNVSEVVEISDDIDVLIQGSGFLNEYRIEEGEAFGNQYSRGFERDEDGRVLIDAQGLPVITAGKTVPVANFQPDWLMGINNTFKYKDFSLRALVDIRQGGQVTVFTEAIMAGSGLLDYTAQGRDGSLVFGENIFEGETAVLIDEDGNPTETANNIEVGAEALWGRLGGRNTPVGEAFIRDASNIRLRELSLSYNLPESTLSSLPFRSASLSIVGRNLFFFSNKTEYFDPEAVQSVDNNAEGLNSFAPPTTRSFGVSLNLGF, encoded by the coding sequence ATGAGAAAATGCGTACTATCTTTTATTTGTCTTTTACTGCTGCTATCTGTGTTTGAAGTACAGGCGCAAACACGCACAGTAAGCGGTAAAGTTATTTCCGGAGAAGACAACACTCCTTTGCCCGGTGTCAATGTCTTAGTCAAAGGAAGCAGCACAGGTACAGTTACAGATGTGGAAGGAAACTACCGACTTTCTGTTTCAGATGACGCTGCTGCTCTGGTTTTTACTTCCATCGGTTTTACCCGTGAAGAAGTTGAAATAGGAAATCAGCAGCAGATCAATGTCACTTTGCTGCCTGACATTCAGTCTTTGTCAGAAGTAGTAGTAACAGCTTTGGGTATCACCAAAGAGAAACGTACTCTTACTTACAGTACCCAGGAAGTATCCAGCCAGGGAATTGAAGAGGCCCGGCCTATAAATATCACGGAAGCGCTCAGCGGTAAGGTAGCTGGTATCGCTATCACCACGACCGGAGCCGGTGTAGGGGCTCCTACCAAAGTGGTACTACGGGGTAACCGTTCGCTACAGAGCAACGGTAGCCAGCCTTTGTATGTCATTGATGGTATTCCTGTAGGTGGAGATATTTCTAATATTTCACCCGATGACATAGAAAGCATTTCGGTACTAAAAGGCGGTAACGCCGCTGCCCTTTACGGAAGCCGCGCTAACAACGGAGCCATTATTGTTACCACAAAATCCGGAACAAATGCTCCTGAAGGAGTAAGTGCCACGCTTGGATTTAACTATCAGGTTAATACGCCTATATTACTAACCAAGTATCAAAACGAATACGGTCAGGGTTCAGCCGGCACCTATTCCAGAACAGCGTTCACCTCATGGGGGCCCAGGATGACAGGACAAATCGTTGACCATTGGTCTAATGACCCTGAATATCTGGCAGCATTAGGAGGCACTTATGCACTTACCCCCCAGGAAGATAATGTAAGAGACTTTTTCCAGAATGGGCATACCATGGCCGCCAGCGTAGGGGTGAATATCAAAAATGAAAACTCCAATACTTCATTTAATTACACCAATACCGATGGTAAGGGAATTATTGCCCAGAATAACCTGAATCGCCATTACCTCAACATCAGAAACACTACCACCTTATTTGATAAGTTGACACTAGACGCTAAGGTGAATTACATCCGTAGTAACTTCTCTGATGTATTGTTTAGCGGGGAGAATTTTGACAACCCTATGCGCTATGCTTATATATTGCCCAGAAATATACGTACACAGGATCTGGAGCACTATCAGTTTGTCAATGAGGCCGGTCAGACGAGACAGCATTTCTATGTATCAAGGTCCAACGAGGCCGGTAACCCCTACTGGACAGTGAATAACGTAAAGCGCCCTCAGGTGAATGAAAGAGTACTGGGACTTATTTCTTTAAAGTACCAGGTCACCGATGATTTATCCATACTGGCCAGATCCGGTATTGACCGAAGCAATACCTATGAGGAGTTTTTGCGATATACGGATACCTATATCAATGCTGACTTCGGTTCATATTCCAAAACCTTTAGTTATGGGCTGGAGTGGAACTCCGACGTATTGTTAAGTTATCAAAAAGACCTGACTGAGAATATCTCTCTGGGGCTTAATGCAGGGGCTAACCTCAGACAGGCAAAAGCTGAAAGTGTAGGAGGTTCCGGAGCTAATTTCAATGTGGAGAACTTATTTGCATTAAGCAATACCGCACAACCTCTCCCTAATGAAGGCTATGCCGAAAGAGAGCAACAGTCGGTATATGCTTTTGGAGAGCTCGGTTTTTACAATGCTATCTTCCTGAGTGGTTCTTTCAGAAATGACTGGAGCTCAACTTTACCTGCTGACAATCGCTCGTACAGCTATCCTTCAGTAGGTTTGACTGCGGTCATCAGCGATCTGGTGACATTTCCTTCAGCCATTAGTTTCTTTAAGGTAAGAGGTTCCTGGGCTGAGGTAGGAAACGATACCGCTCCTTACCGCTTGTCTAGGCAGGCTATCGTAAGTGCAGGTACTATTTCTCTAAGCCCCACGCTACCCTTGGCTGATCTGAGACCTGAAACCACTACGACCTGGGAAGCAGGCTTCGATGCCAGATTCCTGGACGATAACCTAAGGTTAGACTTCACTTATTATAAGTCTAATACTTTTGATCAGTTGTTTGCTACCAACGTACCTGTAGCTTCAGGGGTAACCAGTGTATTCCTCAATGGTGCTGATATCCAAAACCAGGGTGTGGAGGTAGTATTGGGTGTAACACCAGTCACTACGCCTAACTTTTCATGGGATTTAACTGCTAACTTTGCCAAAAATGTCAGTGAAGTAGTAGAGATATCCGATGATATTGACGTATTGATTCAGGGTAGTGGTTTCTTAAATGAGTACAGGATTGAAGAAGGTGAGGCTTTCGGAAATCAGTATTCCCGTGGATTCGAAAGAGATGAGGATGGTCGGGTGCTCATTGACGCACAAGGCCTTCCGGTGATTACGGCTGGAAAAACTGTACCCGTTGCTAATTTTCAGCCCGACTGGCTGATGGGTATCAACAATACCTTTAAATACAAAGACTTCTCACTGAGAGCACTGGTTGACATCCGTCAGGGTGGACAGGTTACTGTGTTTACTGAGGCTATCATGGCAGGTAGCGGATTGCTGGATTATACGGCTCAGGGAAGAGATGGGAGCTTAGTATTTGGGGAAAACATCTTTGAGGGAGAAACTGCTGTATTGATAGATGAGGATGGAAATCCTACTGAGACAGCTAACAACATTGAGGTTGGTGCTGAAGCATTGTGGGGCAGACTAGGTGGTAGAAATACACCTGTGGGAGAAGCTTTTATCCGTGATGCCTCCAACATTCGTCTGAGAGAGCTTTCATTAAGCTATAACTTACCTGAAAGTACACTTTCCAGCCTTCCTTTCCGTAGTGCAAGTTTATCCATTGTAGGAAGGAATTTGTTTTTCTTCAGCAATAAGACGGAATATTTTGATCCTGAAGCCGTTCAATCCGTGGATAACAATGCAGAAGGCTTAAACTCTTTCGCCCCTCCTACCACCCGGAGCTTTGGTGTATCATTAAACCTTGGTTTTTAA
- a CDS encoding RraA family protein: MRFSTPIFFLLYFVCFQAVNAQFIPKEELIFLTSEWKGERFEDGRPKIPDELLERAKKIAIDDAWTVLKNEGYTNQFEGNWKLVHDDVPVVGRALTAMFMPSRPDVEKNIMDRGTKIQGRKGNTNAWPIEVLSQGDVYVADGFGKIDGGTLMGATLANSIYSKSGNGVVFNGSSRDLQAIEEIEGFNAFVRDFHPSFLEEMVLMGLNTPIRIGDVMVLPGDLVIAQEEGVLFVPAHLAEQVVGTSEFVTLKDKFGFEMVKSKKYTTGEIDSQWTEKIKEDFLSWLGQNPKEGKMSREQLDKIMSKRTW, from the coding sequence ATGAGATTCTCGACCCCTATATTTTTTTTATTATATTTCGTGTGCTTTCAGGCAGTCAATGCACAATTTATCCCTAAAGAAGAACTCATTTTTCTGACCTCTGAATGGAAAGGTGAACGCTTTGAGGATGGGCGTCCTAAAATTCCTGATGAGTTATTAGAAAGAGCAAAAAAAATAGCCATTGATGATGCATGGACAGTACTTAAAAACGAAGGCTACACCAATCAGTTTGAAGGCAACTGGAAATTGGTGCACGATGATGTACCGGTAGTAGGACGTGCGCTTACAGCCATGTTTATGCCTAGCCGTCCTGATGTGGAGAAAAACATCATGGATAGGGGAACGAAAATACAAGGAAGGAAAGGCAATACCAATGCATGGCCCATAGAAGTACTTAGCCAGGGAGATGTTTATGTAGCGGATGGTTTTGGAAAAATTGACGGAGGAACATTGATGGGAGCTACATTGGCCAATTCTATCTATAGTAAATCCGGCAATGGCGTGGTTTTCAATGGTTCATCAAGAGACCTGCAAGCTATAGAGGAAATTGAAGGGTTTAATGCTTTTGTCCGGGATTTTCATCCTTCATTTTTAGAAGAAATGGTGCTTATGGGGTTAAATACCCCGATTCGCATAGGGGATGTGATGGTACTACCGGGAGATTTAGTGATCGCACAGGAAGAGGGCGTTCTTTTTGTACCGGCGCATTTGGCAGAACAGGTAGTAGGTACCTCTGAATTCGTGACGCTCAAAGATAAGTTCGGATTTGAGATGGTTAAATCAAAAAAGTACACTACCGGCGAAATAGACAGTCAGTGGACAGAGAAAATTAAAGAGGATTTTCTAAGCTGGCTAGGGCAGAATCCTAAAGAAGGAAAGATGAGCAGGGAACAGTTGGATAAAATTATGAGCAAAAGGACCTGGTAA
- a CDS encoding cytochrome c class I, translating into MSLFVFATACDQNEMSTAVSEKPTDKILPKALVSDISIAPFMEIERGGIRLGLDPVSGDFFYNTMRGDIFRIYRNQDSLYDEKIYTVEDHGIESLQGMHFQDSSIFLVGNKFYNDNRATKGIVIRGKLDAEHTYVWDTLAITELYGKPKTLYSHEFNGIAMGPDKNYIYVNSGARTDHGEVQDNDGLYPGLRESNLTACVFKLPADGKDIVLKDDMDYLKKNGYLFADGVRNAYDLDFSPSGHLFAVSNSSDYDHPEDMFWLREGHHYGFPWRMGDTDNPQQYPDWDPDPEKDPFINPAAYAYANKYFKNDPDFPKKPKELTITAPVMNYGPDANFYRDVESGEVLDGDESGKPVGTFTSHRSPLGLFFDQDSTLSSPFKGDGFVLSYSFGENSPLMRPISSLGGDLIHMKLEYKPEMDNYIVHCYRIVDGFRNPTDALIIANTVYVIETGGMIWKITLPTDINL; encoded by the coding sequence ATGTCCTTGTTTGTTTTTGCTACTGCATGTGACCAGAATGAAATGAGTACGGCGGTTTCGGAGAAGCCTACAGACAAAATATTGCCCAAGGCACTGGTTTCCGATATCAGCATAGCACCTTTTATGGAAATAGAAAGAGGAGGAATACGTCTCGGCCTTGATCCGGTTTCAGGAGACTTTTTTTATAATACCATGAGAGGAGATATTTTCAGGATTTATAGAAATCAGGATTCCTTATACGACGAAAAAATATATACCGTAGAAGACCACGGCATAGAATCTTTACAGGGTATGCACTTTCAGGATAGTAGTATATTTCTGGTAGGTAATAAGTTTTACAACGATAACAGGGCTACTAAGGGCATTGTCATACGAGGGAAACTTGATGCTGAGCATACATATGTATGGGATACACTGGCCATTACTGAGCTTTATGGCAAACCTAAAACGCTATACAGTCATGAATTCAATGGTATCGCGATGGGACCTGATAAAAATTACATTTATGTAAATAGCGGCGCCCGTACCGATCATGGGGAAGTGCAGGATAACGATGGTTTGTATCCCGGTTTAAGAGAATCCAATCTGACTGCCTGTGTTTTCAAACTACCGGCTGATGGAAAAGACATAGTGCTCAAAGATGATATGGATTATCTGAAGAAGAATGGCTACTTGTTTGCCGATGGCGTTAGGAATGCTTACGACCTGGATTTTTCTCCATCAGGACACCTATTCGCGGTATCCAATTCCTCTGACTATGACCATCCGGAGGATATGTTCTGGTTGAGAGAAGGACATCATTATGGATTTCCCTGGAGAATGGGCGATACCGACAATCCTCAGCAGTACCCTGACTGGGACCCGGACCCGGAGAAAGATCCTTTTATCAATCCTGCCGCTTATGCTTACGCAAACAAATATTTTAAAAATGATCCTGATTTCCCTAAAAAACCGAAGGAGCTTACAATCACTGCGCCGGTGATGAATTATGGCCCTGACGCCAATTTCTATCGGGATGTAGAGTCCGGAGAAGTGCTGGATGGTGATGAGAGCGGTAAGCCGGTAGGCACCTTTACTTCCCATCGCTCACCTTTAGGTTTGTTCTTTGACCAGGATAGTACATTGTCATCCCCTTTCAAAGGTGACGGTTTTGTATTAAGCTATTCGTTTGGAGAAAACTCTCCACTGATGCGACCGATTTCTTCCTTAGGAGGCGACCTGATCCATATGAAGCTGGAATACAAACCGGAAATGGATAATTACATTGTACACTGCTACAGAATTGTAGATGGCTTCAGAAATCCCACTGATGCCTTAATCATTGCCAATACCGTCTATGTCATTGAGACCGGCGGTATGATCTGGAAAATCACATTACCTACTGACATTAACCTCTAA
- a CDS encoding amidohydrolase/deacetylase family metallohydrolase: MQIRIPIFSFLLCLLIFSAQAQEYSLLLKGGHVIDPKNNIDAVMDIALVGDSIASVAENIPENQAEKVVDATGLYVTPGLIDIHSHNFHGTEPDAYLSNSFTALPPDGFTFRVGVTTVVDVGGAGWRNFSTFKEQTIDQSKTRVLSFLNIVGSGMKGGAIEQNLQDMDGRMTGMLARQHPEIVGVKVAHYSGPEWKPVEEALIAAEMADIPVMIDFGGNIPPLSLESLLMERLRPGDIFTHTFAHVPGRIPIVDERGKVRPYVYEAQKRGVIFDVGHGGGSFLFRQAIPAMKEGFRPNTISTDLHTGSMNAGMKDQLNIMSKFLNMEMPLKEVITASTWKSAQVIQREELGHLSEGAVADIAVFSLQEGAFGFIDSEGFRMEGTQKLQCELTIRAGDVVYDLNGISRPPWIVE, encoded by the coding sequence ATGCAAATCAGAATACCTATATTTTCTTTCTTGCTCTGCCTGCTGATCTTTTCGGCACAGGCACAAGAATACAGCCTTCTGCTAAAAGGAGGCCATGTCATTGATCCCAAAAACAATATTGATGCTGTTATGGACATTGCCCTTGTGGGCGACAGCATTGCCAGCGTGGCAGAAAACATCCCTGAAAACCAGGCAGAAAAAGTGGTGGATGCTACGGGCTTGTATGTCACTCCCGGCCTGATTGACATCCACTCCCATAACTTTCATGGCACTGAGCCGGATGCTTATCTGAGCAACAGCTTTACAGCTTTACCTCCCGATGGTTTTACCTTCCGGGTAGGGGTGACAACAGTGGTAGATGTGGGAGGGGCGGGCTGGCGCAACTTCTCTACCTTCAAAGAACAAACCATTGACCAGTCTAAAACCAGGGTGCTGTCATTTCTCAACATCGTGGGTTCGGGTATGAAGGGAGGAGCTATTGAGCAGAACCTGCAGGATATGGATGGCAGGATGACCGGCATGCTGGCCCGGCAGCATCCGGAGATTGTAGGCGTGAAAGTGGCCCATTACTCAGGACCGGAGTGGAAGCCGGTAGAAGAGGCCCTCATTGCAGCAGAGATGGCTGACATCCCGGTGATGATAGACTTTGGGGGCAATATCCCTCCCCTTTCACTGGAATCTTTGCTGATGGAGAGGCTGCGTCCGGGAGATATCTTCACCCATACCTTTGCCCATGTGCCGGGTAGGATTCCTATTGTAGATGAAAGGGGCAAGGTAAGACCTTATGTGTACGAAGCTCAAAAGAGAGGAGTGATCTTTGATGTGGGGCATGGAGGCGGCAGCTTTTTGTTTCGTCAGGCGATCCCTGCCATGAAAGAGGGCTTCCGGCCCAACACCATCAGCACGGATTTGCACACCGGCAGTATGAATGCCGGGATGAAAGACCAGCTCAACATCATGTCTAAGTTTCTTAATATGGAAATGCCCCTCAAGGAAGTGATCACCGCTTCTACCTGGAAATCTGCCCAGGTGATACAGAGAGAAGAACTGGGACATTTGAGTGAAGGAGCCGTGGCCGACATTGCGGTCTTCAGTCTGCAAGAGGGTGCGTTTGGCTTCATAGATTCAGAGGGCTTCAGAATGGAAGGCACTCAAAAGCTACAGTGTGAGCTTACCATTAGAGCAGGAGATGTCGTCTATGACCTCAATGGTATCTCCAGACCGCCTTGGATTGTGGAGTAG
- a CDS encoding selenocysteine synthase, whose protein sequence is MLNRRELIKRLSALPLVGGLLASSAPLTWASSTKTLLPYRDYFAELGVRTFINAAGTYTAMTGSLLREETKAAYNYASEHYVMLDELQDKVGERIAQMAKSEAATVTSGAFSAMTFGMAGVLTGMDPKKVTQIPHLEGTGMKTEAIIQKAHNIGYAHAVRNCGVKVIEVESKAELEKAINKNTALMLFINAYEPDGQINAAEWLEVGKKHKIPCMNDCAADVPPIENLWKFNEMGYDLVCFSGGKGLRGPQSAGLLLGKKELIAAARLSAPPRGDTVGRGMKVNKEEVLGMWAALDAFVHGDLDKDWKLWEEQIAHIAEAVKPVKEVEIKIHVPPIANHVPTLDLSWDTKKVRISGNELKAILRSGHPSIEVAGGGENSISITTWMMRPGQERIVASRLHEALAQATT, encoded by the coding sequence ATGCTCAACCGACGAGAACTCATCAAGCGCTTATCTGCCCTGCCCCTGGTAGGAGGACTGCTGGCAAGCAGCGCTCCCCTGACTTGGGCCAGCAGTACCAAAACCCTGCTGCCCTACCGGGATTACTTTGCCGAACTGGGTGTACGCACCTTCATCAATGCGGCCGGAACCTATACCGCCATGACCGGCTCACTCTTGAGAGAAGAAACCAAAGCAGCCTACAACTATGCCTCCGAGCACTATGTGATGCTGGATGAACTCCAGGACAAAGTAGGTGAGCGCATCGCTCAAATGGCCAAATCAGAAGCCGCCACCGTCACCTCCGGAGCTTTTTCTGCCATGACTTTCGGTATGGCAGGGGTGCTCACCGGTATGGACCCCAAAAAAGTTACCCAGATCCCTCACCTGGAAGGCACAGGTATGAAAACCGAAGCCATCATCCAGAAAGCCCACAACATCGGCTATGCCCATGCAGTACGCAACTGCGGCGTGAAAGTCATAGAAGTAGAAAGCAAAGCAGAGCTAGAGAAAGCCATCAACAAAAACACGGCTCTGATGCTCTTCATCAATGCCTATGAACCGGATGGACAGATCAACGCAGCAGAGTGGCTGGAAGTAGGCAAAAAGCACAAGATCCCCTGCATGAACGACTGTGCTGCCGATGTGCCTCCCATAGAAAACCTGTGGAAGTTCAATGAGATGGGCTATGACCTGGTCTGCTTCTCCGGAGGCAAAGGCTTAAGAGGACCCCAGAGTGCAGGCTTGTTGCTGGGCAAAAAAGAGTTGATTGCTGCCGCCCGGCTGAGTGCCCCTCCCCGGGGAGACACCGTCGGCAGAGGCATGAAAGTCAACAAAGAAGAGGTGCTGGGCATGTGGGCAGCATTGGATGCTTTTGTCCATGGAGACCTGGACAAAGACTGGAAGTTGTGGGAAGAGCAGATCGCCCACATTGCTGAAGCAGTCAAGCCGGTCAAGGAAGTAGAAATCAAGATCCATGTACCGCCCATTGCCAACCATGTACCTACTTTGGACTTATCCTGGGACACCAAAAAGGTAAGGATCTCGGGCAATGAACTCAAAGCCATACTGCGCAGCGGTCACCCCTCCATAGAAGTAGCCGGAGGAGGAGAGAACTCCATCAGCATCACCACCTGGATGATGCGGCCCGGACAGGAAAGAATCGTAGCCAGCAGGCTGCATGAAGCCCTGGCTCAAGCCACTACTTAG